One part of the Nymphaea colorata isolate Beijing-Zhang1983 chromosome 8, ASM883128v2, whole genome shotgun sequence genome encodes these proteins:
- the LOC116258505 gene encoding E2F transcription factor-like E2FE yields METSSSMLKDLHYRHYTYNRKDKSLGLLSQNFLALYNREGVESVGLDEAASRLGVERRRIYDIVNVLESVGVLARKAKNQYSWKGFDAIPQTLAKLREDATREASNKALPIVSYEVRDSDDEDDENSSTPNSQEPPQCSPGSVLLKPAASNTSTGKPKSECRREKSLGLLTQNFIKLFLSSKAEVVSLEEAATLLLGEANDPLQLRSTKVRRLYDIANVLSSMNLIEKTHHSITRKPAFVWLGVDGKSKNLGSMISPDTSEDESKKRVFGTEICTNIMNEGKRSKPLPVLQMLKTRKEKEMNLGDGDDHQGMTQLSQQQQQQCQKQHEQQENNSSKGFVFGPFSPVCLPQANTRSSSKRVEDWDALATSFYPKYKNQALSELFAHYMEAWRSWYAQVTAGGCHQSHSRSSQH; encoded by the exons ATGGAAACTTCGTCTTCGATGTTGAAGGATCTGCACTATCGCCATTATACCTACAACCGAAAGGACAAATCTCTTGGACTCCTCTCCCAGAA CTTTCTTGCCCTGTACAATCGGGAAGGTGTTGAGTCCGTTGGTCTGGATGAGGCCGCTAGCCGTCTTG GCGTGGAGAGGCGGCGGATCTACGATATCGTCAACGTGCTCGAGAGTGTAGGC GTTCTTGCGAGGAAGGCGAAGAATCAGTATTCTTGGAAGGGGTTCGACGCGATCCCGCAGACCTTGGCGAAACTCAGA GAAGATGCAACAAGAGAAGCATCTAACAAAGCACTGCCAATTGTCTCTTATGAAGTCAGA GATTCTGACGACGAGGACGATGAGAACTCATCCACCCCCAATAGCCAAGAACCCCCACAATGTAGTCCTGGTTCTGTTCTTCTGAAGCCAGCTGCGTCAAATACAAGTACAGGAAAGCCGAAGTCAG AGTGTAGAAGGGAAAAGTCATTGGGCCTCCTCACCCAGAATTTTATTAAACTTTTTCTCAGTTCAAAG GCAGAAGTTGTCTCACTTGAAGAAGCAGCAACCTTGTTGCTTGGGGAAGCAAACGATCCTTTGCAACTGAGGAGCA CAAAAGTTAGAAGACTATATGACATTGCAAATGTACTGTCATCTATGAATCTCATTGAGAAG ACACATCATTCGATCACCAGAAAGCCTGCATTTGTATGGTTGGGTGTCGATGGCAAGTCTAAGAACTTAGGTTCCATGATTTCGCCTGATACCTCTGAGGATGAGAGCAAGAAAAGGGTGTTCGGGACAGAAATTTGTACCAATATAATGAATGAAGGTAAAAGGAGCAAACCGTTACCAGTACTCCAAATGCTTAagacaaggaaagaaaaagagatgaatTTGGGAGACGGTGATGATCATCAAGGTATGACGCAGTTGTctcagcaacagcagcagcaatgCCAAAAACAGCACGAGCAGCAGGAGAACAACTCTTCCAAAGGTTTTGTTTTTGGTCCTTTTAGCCCCGTTTGTCTACCTCAGGCAAATACAAGGAGCAGTTCAAAGCGAGTTGAAGATTGGGATGCCTTGGCTACTTCATTTTATCCAAAATACAAGAATCAAG CATTGAGTGAGCTCTTCGCTCACTATATGGAAGCTTGGCGATCATGGTATGCACAAGTAACCGCTGGAGGATGTCATCAATCTCATTCCCGTTCCTCCCAACATTAA
- the LOC116259720 gene encoding peroxidase P7-like, whose translation MASFSAFVVVATTILGLLIQGSSHPQLSTDFYSDTCPDLLPIIQHQVQLAVAEERRMGASLLRLFFHDCFVNGCDASVLLDDTPTFTGEKNAAPNKNSIRGFEVIDAIKAAVEEACPGVVSCADILTISARDSVVELGGPYWDVKLGRRDARTASQAAANTSIPPPTNSLDQLITSFHAQGLSVQDMVALSGAHTIGLARCTNFRNRTYHEKNINGLFAREKQESCPRTAGHGDNNLAPLDLQTPTAFDNKYYKNLLGCKGLLHSDQQLFNGGSTDSIVHAYAGNTDAFYADFVAAMIKMGDNKPLTGIDGEIRMDCRKVNH comes from the exons ATGGCTTCTTTCTCCGCATTTGTTGTGGTTGCTACCACCATTCTAGGCCTCCTCATTCAAGGAAGCTCCCATCCCCAACTCTCCACTGATTTCTACAGTGACACTTGTCCTGACCTCCTCCCTATCATTCAGCATCAGGTTCAATTAGCAGTGGCTGAAGAGAGGAGGATGGGAGCTTCCCTACTTCGCCTCTTCTTCCATGACTGCTTTGTcaat GGATGTGATGCTTCGGTGCTCTTGGACGATACACCGACATTCACTGGAGAAAAGAATGCTGCTccaaataaaaactcaattagAGGGTTTGAAGTCATTGATGCCATCAAGGCTGCAGTGGAGGAGGCTTGCCCCGGTGTTGTTTCTTGTGCTGACATCCTAACCATCAGTGCCAGAGATTCAGTTGTTGAG TTAGGAGGGCCATACTGGGATGTGAAATTGGGAAGAAGGGACGCCAGAACGGCGAGCCAGGCAGCTGCAAACACCAGCATTCCACCTCCCACCAACAGCCTCGATCAACTCATCACTAGCTTTCATGCACAGGGCCTCTCAGTTCAGGATATGGTTGCACTGTCAG GGGCACACACCATTGGCTTGGCAAGATGCACCAACTTTAGAAACCGCACCTACCATGAGAAGAACATAAATGGGCTCTTTGCCAGAGAAAAGCAAGAGAGCTGCCCAAGAACTGCTGGCCATGGAGACAACAATTTGGCGCCTCTCGATCTGCAGACTCCTACAGCCTTTGACAACAAATACTACAAGAACCTGCTTGGCTGCAAGGGCCTCCTGCACTCTGACCAGCAGCTCTTCAACGGCGGATCTACCGACTCCATAGTTCACGCTTACGCCGGAAACACAGATGCCTTCTATGCAGATTTCGTTGCAGCGATGATCAAGATGGGAGACAACAAACCCCTCACGGGTATTGATGGAGAGATAAGGATGGACTGCAGGAAGGTGAACCATTGA